From Erigeron canadensis isolate Cc75 chromosome 8, C_canadensis_v1, whole genome shotgun sequence, one genomic window encodes:
- the LOC122610853 gene encoding protein ALP1-like, producing MAARTARETLDYFCDAIIRLYSREYLRRPTSHNIARIFEAHELRHHMPGMIGSIDCTHVEWSACPRRLRGQYTRGDHNGLTIMLEITASQDLWIWHAFFGVPGSNNDINVLNQSDLYVTTRNGTALDSSFHVNGRDYKRGYYLSDGIYNKWSTLVKAYPYPNDPKEKRFKKLQEAARKDVERAFGVLKGKWKILQRPLRPLTKDKIGKYVHTCIILHNMIIKRDGRAISSVHIMDPPVQPVFDESVYAELIDEEVHHRLRYDLTEHVWAQDLAYLDD from the coding sequence ATGGCAGCCAGAACTGCACGAGAGACCCTTGATTATTTTTGTGACGCCATCATTCGGTTGTATAGCCGAGAGTACCTACGCAGGCCGACGTCACACAACATTGCACGCATCTTCGAGGCCCACGAGCTTCGACATCATATGCCTGGGATGATTGGTAGCATCGATTGCACACATGTCGAGTGGTCGGCATGTCCTAGACGTTTGAGAGGGCAATACACGAGGGGTGACCACAACGGTCTAACTATTATGCTTGAAATCACCGCGTCACaagatttgtggatttggcatgcttttttCGGTGTCCCGGggtcgaacaacgacatcaacgtgttGAACCAATCCGATTTGTATGTCACAACGCGTAACGGAACGGCTCTGGATTCTTCATTCCACGTGAATGGCAGAGATTATAAACGTGGCTACTATCTTAGTGATGGGATCTACAACAAGTGGTCAACACTTGTTAAAGCATACCCGTATCCAAACGACCCTaaggaaaaaagattcaagaaattgCAAGAGGCGGCCAGAAAAGATGTCGAGCGAGCTTTTGGTGTCCTCAAAGGTAAATGGAAAATTCTTCAACGACCTCTTCGACCTCTAACGAAAGACAAAATTGGAAAGTATGTTCATACATGTATTATcttacacaacatgatcattaaGAGGGACGGGAGAGCAATCTCATCGGTCCATATAATGGACCCGCCAGTGCAACCGGTGTTCGATGAAAGTGTGTATGCGGAGTTGATTGATGAAGAAGTTCACCATCGCCTTCGATATGATCTTACGGAGCACGTATGGGCTCAAGATTTGGCGTATCTcgatgattag
- the LOC122578236 gene encoding protein TIC 20-II, chloroplastic yields the protein MAAIPLLRLSLSPPPRPTLSYQPLRPTTTFLPHFRPTPISLTTTKPRRPTTIISSSNTTTPVTDRLISAAAYFFPFFNGLQYGRYLFAKYPNTLGLLLEPLLPLLSFYRSVPYASYLAFLVLYIGVVRNTNVSRYARFNAMQAVVLDVLLVLPMLVQRILNPGPHGISGKIVMMSHNVIFVFVLICFLYSFGLSVLGRTPKLPFVGDAAGRQF from the coding sequence ATGGCCGCCATACCTCTCCTCCGTCTATCCCTCTCTCCACCACCGCGTCCCACCTTATCCTACCAACCACTCCGACCCACTACCACCTTCTTACCTCACTTCCGACCAACCCCAATTTCCCTAACTACCACCAAACCCCGTCGccccaccaccatcatctcatCCTCCAACACCACCACCCCAGTAACCGACCGACTAATCTCCGCCGCAGCGTACTTTTTTCCCTTCTTCAACGGCCTTCAATACGGCCGTTACCTCTTTGCCAAATACCCCAACACTCTGGGCCTCCTTCTCGAACCACTGCTCCCATTACTTTCATTTTATCGCTCTGTTCCGTACGCAAGTTACCTCGCTTTCCTCGTACTTTACATTGGTGTTGTTCGAAACACAAATGTTAGCCGTTACGCTCGGTTTAATGCTATGCAAGCTGTTGTTCTTGATGTTTTGTTGGTTTTACCTATGCTGGTTCAGCGGATTTTGAACCCGGGTCCTCATGGAATCAGTGGAAAGATTGTGATGATGAGTCATAATgttatttttgtgtttgtgttgatttgttttctttatagttttggaTTGTCGGTTTTGGGACGGACTCCTAAGTTGCCGTTTGTCGGTGATGCTGCTGGCAGACAGTTTTGA
- the LOC122610854 gene encoding uncharacterized protein LOC122610854: MASGILDNSSDSPDESNDSSMEFFVNALHFLEDTATSSAPQTRRYTDRRREIGLDTLLNDWFVQQPKYEDDYFRKKFRIDKTMFLDIVRDIEANFPYFQERYDARGRKSFTAIQKCTSAVRQLATGNAPDEYDE, encoded by the coding sequence ATGGCTTCCGGTATTTTGGATAATTCGAGCGACTCTCCCGACGAGTCAAACGATAGCTCTATGGAATTCTTTGTTAACGCGTTACACTTTCTTGAAGATACGGCAACTTCTAGTGCTCCTCAAACTCGACGGTATACGGACCGGCGTCGGGAAATTGGTCTTGATACTCTTTTGAACGATTggttcgttcaacaaccaaaatACGAAGACGATTACTTTCGAAAGAAGTTTCGAATTGACAAGACCATGTTTTTAGATATCGTGCGCGACATTGAAGCAAACTTCCCGTATTTCCAAGAACGTTACGATGCAAGAGGAAGAAAAAGTTTTACGGCGATACAGAAATGCACATCCGCCGTTAGGCAACTCGCGACGGGTAATGCACCAGACGAGTATGACGAGTAA